Proteins encoded within one genomic window of candidate division WOR-3 bacterium:
- the lnt gene encoding apolipoprotein N-acyltransferase has translation MQRFILVFLSFVFYLLSFPPFKLYPFAFFSLVPFFSAIKDLKKRHIILMGLLFFYPFWFFHTHWILNMEVEPSTRPWLVAGLVILPAYLSLFNAIPILGVKNKWRVLLIPSLWVIFEYLRSSFYTGFPWLNIAYSQLENPYFRMLNSIGGIFFTGFLLILSSTLLFEFWETARKIYLYLFAALILTSHLVGAMLYYKKEVPEKELKVLIFQPNVLPREEDDYSEWVEVERSYAKLLAEIKDTYDLVLLPESALPGYYRFSLKAQAIIDSLSRITNAPVLLGSADVDFNGKRRVFNTALLIQGDSIIGQYNKIHLVPFGEWLPYENKVKFLQKLEFGQGDFSPGDSVVMLYAKGIPFGTLICFESIFPYISRQYALKGAGFLVNITSDGWYGRSLGPKEHFELLRFRAIETGKFIARSAKTGISAVIDPKGRIVTSLGLFEWGFISSHIGVFYKKTPYAKFGDFIIIISLMITCVVLILTKRRKG, from the coding sequence ATGCAGAGATTTATTTTAGTTTTCCTTTCCTTTGTTTTTTATCTTTTATCCTTCCCGCCATTTAAACTGTATCCCTTTGCTTTCTTTTCCCTGGTGCCCTTCTTCTCAGCCATAAAAGACCTTAAAAAAAGACACATTATTCTAATGGGCCTTCTCTTCTTTTATCCTTTCTGGTTTTTCCATACCCACTGGATTCTCAATATGGAAGTAGAACCTTCTACAAGACCCTGGCTTGTTGCCGGCCTTGTAATTCTCCCTGCCTACCTTTCGCTATTTAATGCTATTCCTATACTCGGCGTAAAGAATAAGTGGAGGGTTCTGCTTATCCCCTCACTCTGGGTTATCTTCGAATATTTGAGAAGCTCTTTTTATACCGGCTTTCCATGGCTGAATATTGCGTACTCCCAACTCGAGAATCCTTATTTTAGAATGCTGAACTCCATTGGTGGTATCTTCTTTACAGGGTTTTTATTAATCCTCTCCTCAACTCTATTATTTGAGTTCTGGGAAACAGCCAGGAAAATTTACCTTTACCTTTTCGCGGCGTTAATTCTGACTTCCCACCTTGTAGGCGCCATGCTCTATTACAAAAAAGAAGTGCCGGAAAAGGAGTTAAAGGTACTGATTTTTCAGCCAAATGTCTTGCCAAGGGAAGAGGACGACTACAGTGAATGGGTCGAAGTAGAAAGGTCTTATGCTAAACTCCTCGCAGAAATAAAAGATACCTACGACCTTGTACTACTTCCCGAGTCTGCTCTTCCAGGATACTACCGTTTCTCTCTAAAAGCACAGGCCATTATTGACTCACTTTCACGGATTACCAATGCTCCAGTGCTTCTTGGGAGCGCGGATGTAGATTTCAATGGAAAAAGAAGGGTTTTCAATACGGCCCTCCTTATTCAAGGAGACTCTATTATTGGACAGTACAACAAAATCCACTTAGTGCCTTTCGGTGAATGGTTGCCTTATGAAAATAAGGTTAAATTCCTCCAGAAATTAGAATTTGGGCAAGGCGATTTCTCCCCAGGAGATTCCGTAGTAATGTTATACGCTAAAGGTATACCCTTTGGAACTCTGATCTGTTTTGAATCTATCTTTCCCTATATTTCACGTCAATATGCATTGAAAGGTGCAGGTTTTCTCGTTAACATCACCAGCGATGGTTGGTATGGTAGATCTCTTGGACCTAAGGAACATTTTGAACTCCTTAGGTTTAGGGCTATCGAGACGGGCAAATTTATTGCCAGATCTGCTAAAACAGGGATTTCTGCGGTCATCGACCCCAAGGGCCGAATTGTAACCTCCCTTGGACTTTTTGAATGGGGTTTCATATCTTCTCATATCGGTGTTTTCTACAAAAAGACCCCTTATGCGAAATTTGGTGACTTTATCATTATAATTAGTCTTATGATAACATGTGTAGTGCTAATACTAACGAAAAGGAGGAAAGGTTAA